The following proteins come from a genomic window of Nitrospira sp.:
- a CDS encoding Queuine tRNA-ribosyltransferase, whose amino-acid sequence MMQYQVQQSDRHSKGRIGLLTTGHAEINTPAFMPVGSLGPVKGIEPEDLQRLGFRLILNNAYHLYLRPGHKIVAEMGGLHAFTGWSGAILTDSGGFQIFSLAKLCEITDEGVMFQSHIDGATHSITPEKAIEIEEALGADIIMALDQCVALPAGREIIRESVRRTQLWAERCQATKRRTDQALFGIVQGGLEADLRTASARELVRLGFDGYAIGGLSVGEGKADMYAMLDVTVPELPETKPRYLMGVGHPEDLLEGVARGIDLFDCVVPSRHGRTGSLFTTTGRVVIKQAQYAEDERPIDPECACPVCRRYSRAYLHHLFMVKEMLGARLNTIHNLWYFSDLMRRIREALLEGTFLEFREAFYRHHNRQAVIAGLTGSQEPCGQLQGNGHT is encoded by the coding sequence ATGATGCAGTATCAAGTCCAACAATCAGACCGGCACTCCAAAGGCCGCATCGGTCTACTCACGACCGGTCATGCAGAGATCAACACACCGGCCTTTATGCCGGTAGGCTCGTTAGGACCAGTCAAGGGGATCGAGCCGGAGGATCTGCAGCGTCTGGGGTTTCGACTCATTCTCAATAATGCTTATCACCTGTACTTGCGCCCCGGTCACAAAATTGTGGCTGAGATGGGCGGGCTTCATGCCTTCACCGGTTGGTCGGGAGCGATCCTCACCGACAGCGGTGGGTTTCAGATTTTCAGTTTAGCGAAGTTGTGCGAGATCACCGACGAGGGCGTCATGTTTCAATCGCACATCGATGGGGCGACACACTCCATTACGCCGGAAAAGGCGATAGAAATCGAAGAGGCGTTGGGAGCCGATATCATCATGGCGCTCGATCAATGCGTGGCATTGCCTGCCGGTCGAGAAATCATCCGGGAAAGCGTGCGCCGAACTCAGCTCTGGGCTGAGCGCTGTCAGGCGACCAAGCGACGAACGGATCAAGCCTTGTTTGGCATCGTACAGGGTGGATTGGAAGCGGACTTGCGGACAGCCTCGGCGAGGGAATTAGTAAGATTGGGGTTCGATGGCTATGCGATCGGCGGGTTGTCGGTCGGAGAAGGTAAGGCCGACATGTATGCGATGCTCGACGTGACGGTTCCGGAGTTGCCGGAGACAAAGCCTCGGTACCTCATGGGGGTCGGACATCCGGAAGATCTGCTTGAAGGAGTGGCCCGCGGCATCGATCTCTTCGACTGCGTCGTTCCCTCGCGTCATGGCAGAACAGGCTCGCTGTTTACGACAACAGGCCGGGTCGTCATCAAGCAAGCTCAGTATGCTGAGGATGAACGGCCGATCGATCCTGAATGCGCTTGTCCGGTATGCCGTCGATACTCACGGGCCTATTTGCACCACTTGTTTATGGTCAAAGAAATGCTGGGAGCACGGCTCAACACGATTCATAACTTATGGTATTTCTCGGACCTGATGCGGCGAATACGAGAAGCCTTGCTGGAGGGAACGTTTCTTGAGTTTCGGGAAGCGTTTTATCGCCACCACAACCGACAGGCGGTGATAGCCGGTTTAACGGGGAGTCAAGAACCGTGCGGGCAATTGCAAGGAAACGGTCATACATAA
- a CDS encoding Protein translocase subunit SecD, with amino-acid sequence MKKVSGRLWLLTLVIVASVVAFLPSYQPVYQSLPSWLKGTLPNKGITLGLDLQGGIHMVLEVDEDRAVEIAVDRSMTALQDLIAEKKIAVESVKRTGHDHITIQLQNPDAKDPAQKLIDNFPIFISKESGESTNTVVWELRDVESKRIKDSAINQALETIRNRIDQFGVAEPIVQRQGLKQIVVQLPGVKDPKRAKDLIKETALLEFKMLDEEIRLDLPARVPKDKEAEVLQQFAGQLPETDQILFERMIDKDTGLEYRIPYVVKKRVMLTGDVLSDARVAIGQFNDSYVSITFDSKGGQEFERITGENVKKRMAVVLDNTIYSAPVIQERISGGRAQITGTFTTQEANDLAIVLRAGALPAPLKIVQDLTVGPSLGQDSIDKGIRATLIAGVMVVIFMIVYYRLSGLIADFALMLNLVCLMGALSALTATLTLPGIAGIVLTIGMGVDSNVLIFERIREEIRGGKAVRSAIDAGYDKAFLTIVDSHVTTLITGVALFLFGTGPIKGFAVTLCLGIAINLFTALVGTKVIFDLLYHRQRVEALSI; translated from the coding sequence ATGAAAAAAGTAAGCGGGCGGCTATGGTTATTAACGTTGGTCATTGTGGCATCGGTCGTGGCCTTTCTGCCGTCTTATCAGCCGGTGTATCAGAGCTTGCCGAGTTGGCTGAAGGGAACTCTCCCGAACAAAGGAATTACGCTAGGGTTGGATTTGCAGGGCGGTATCCACATGGTCTTGGAGGTGGATGAGGACCGTGCCGTGGAAATCGCGGTTGACCGTTCTATGACTGCACTGCAGGACCTCATCGCCGAGAAGAAGATCGCAGTCGAGTCGGTCAAGAGAACCGGGCACGATCACATCACGATTCAACTGCAGAATCCCGATGCAAAAGATCCGGCTCAAAAGCTGATCGACAACTTCCCCATTTTTATAAGTAAGGAGTCAGGGGAATCGACGAATACGGTGGTGTGGGAACTCCGTGATGTGGAATCCAAGAGAATTAAGGACTCCGCCATCAATCAAGCTCTGGAAACCATCAGAAACCGGATTGATCAGTTCGGTGTCGCGGAGCCGATCGTTCAGCGGCAAGGGTTAAAGCAGATTGTTGTCCAACTGCCCGGAGTCAAGGACCCGAAACGCGCCAAGGATCTGATCAAGGAGACGGCGCTGCTCGAATTCAAAATGTTGGACGAAGAGATTCGACTCGATTTGCCTGCGCGTGTTCCGAAGGACAAGGAAGCGGAAGTGCTCCAGCAATTTGCGGGCCAGTTGCCGGAAACAGATCAAATTTTATTCGAGCGAATGATCGATAAGGATACCGGCCTCGAATATCGCATTCCTTACGTGGTCAAAAAACGGGTCATGCTGACCGGCGATGTGCTGAGTGACGCGCGGGTCGCCATCGGTCAATTCAATGATTCGTATGTGTCCATTACATTCGATTCTAAGGGAGGGCAGGAATTCGAACGGATTACGGGCGAGAACGTCAAGAAACGTATGGCCGTCGTTCTCGATAACACGATCTATTCGGCGCCGGTCATCCAAGAGCGTATTTCAGGGGGACGTGCGCAGATTACCGGGACCTTCACCACGCAGGAGGCCAATGATTTGGCGATTGTTCTGCGGGCCGGTGCTCTCCCGGCGCCATTGAAGATCGTGCAGGATCTGACGGTCGGTCCGTCCCTCGGCCAGGATTCTATCGATAAGGGGATCAGAGCGACTCTTATCGCCGGTGTGATGGTGGTGATCTTCATGATCGTGTATTACCGTCTGTCCGGGTTGATCGCGGACTTTGCCCTGATGTTGAATCTCGTGTGTCTGATGGGCGCGCTGTCCGCTCTGACCGCCACGTTGACTCTGCCTGGAATCGCCGGGATCGTGCTGACGATCGGCATGGGTGTCGATTCGAACGTCTTGATTTTCGAGCGCATTCGTGAAGAAATCCGTGGTGGAAAGGCCGTACGATCGGCAATCGACGCGGGTTACGACAAGGCGTTCCTGACGATCGTCGACTCGCACGTCACGACGTTGATCACCGGGGTGGCTCTGTTTTTATTCGGAACCGGGCCGATCAAAGGTTTTGCCGTGACATTGTGTCTGGGCATCGCCATTAACCTCTTCACGGCGTTGGTCGGGACAAAAGTGATTTTTGATCTGTTGTATCATCGACAAAGAGTCGAAGCGTTGAGCATCTAA
- a CDS encoding Protein translocase subunit YajC, whose translation MLMESMAWAQETGGGGSPASGGAGGILSLIPFLLIFIIFYFLLIRPQQKKQKQQQALLDALKKGDKVITTSGIWGTITNMGKETVTLQVADNTKIKMQRENIARIRAEDEDKEKES comes from the coding sequence ATGTTGATGGAATCGATGGCATGGGCTCAGGAGACGGGGGGAGGCGGCTCACCCGCCAGCGGGGGGGCGGGCGGAATCCTATCCCTGATCCCGTTCCTCTTGATCTTTATCATTTTTTATTTTCTTCTGATTCGGCCCCAACAGAAGAAGCAAAAGCAACAGCAGGCGTTGTTGGACGCGTTGAAGAAGGGCGACAAGGTGATCACGACGTCAGGGATCTGGGGCACGATCACCAACATGGGAAAAGAGACGGTGACGCTGCAGGTTGCCGATAATACCAAGATCAAAATGCAGCGCGAGAATATTGCGCGCATACGCGCAGAGGATGAAGACAAAGAAAAAGAGTCCTAG
- a CDS encoding Molybdenum cofactor guanylyltransferase: MITDVTGVLLAGGKSRRMGEDKRFILLGQRTLFERTCTVLSELFEQVCVVIAQDSPLLQAGVPVVRDLIPGCGSLGGLYTGLRWAKTQHIFLAACDMPFLNPDIIRYMVHLKDQVDIVVSRWSTRLQPTHAVYGQNCLPVIEEMMNLHNKKIHSMIDHADLRVRLIAESEIRQIDRDGRSMININTPSDLAYARLVHDVDMDGGA; this comes from the coding sequence ATGATTACTGATGTGACGGGCGTACTGCTGGCTGGTGGAAAGAGCAGGAGGATGGGAGAGGATAAGCGATTTATTCTTCTCGGCCAGCGGACTCTCTTTGAGCGGACCTGCACCGTTCTCAGTGAATTGTTCGAGCAAGTATGTGTCGTCATCGCTCAAGACAGTCCATTGTTACAAGCAGGCGTACCGGTGGTTCGCGATCTTATTCCTGGCTGCGGGAGCCTTGGCGGATTGTACACGGGTCTTCGATGGGCCAAGACCCAACATATCTTTCTCGCGGCCTGTGATATGCCGTTCCTCAACCCAGATATCATTCGGTATATGGTTCACCTGAAGGACCAGGTCGATATTGTTGTCAGTCGGTGGTCGACTCGGCTGCAGCCAACTCATGCAGTGTATGGCCAAAACTGCCTTCCGGTTATCGAGGAGATGATGAACCTTCACAATAAGAAGATTCACAGCATGATAGATCACGCCGATCTGCGTGTGCGCTTGATTGCTGAAAGTGAGATCAGGCAAATCGACCGTGATGGGCGTTCTATGATCAACATCAATACGCCATCCGATTTGGCATACGCTCGATTAGTGCACGATGTCGATATGGATGGTGGGGCATAG
- a CDS encoding Two-component system sensor histidine kinase, whose amino-acid sequence MALWSRSYSLQQKIIAAIVMVGLLPLTLLLALIYIEERRALRESTGANFKEVAVEAARRIEIHITQGMNEAQQLATTPFLRTAVSEANRTYEGKDAQSISEIIKDWQQRWGQRDKRSEFPHFVNRIVTNYLIRWHEIRKSDYIGILVTDGQGALVVSSIPQVEYSYAKTAWWQAVIKGDSQQPYVSEIAFDPSFGTHVVVVAAPILDDRRQIVIGAVTILLRRDTLFQSIAEGSFGVTGHAMLFASDGSVVICPVLGPEAHSIDAELLSTLGATKSGWTVAADDSHGNKHALIGFAPVRFADQLAKGSLGGKRWITLVRQDAAETFAPLGELMTKMLLFGSVVLMGLGGIGVVVARRIARPIRLLHDGVQQIGSGRLEQRVELKTGDEIEGLAQAFNQMASNLQRSFGQLERRMAEVRQLEEKYRDLIEHAPEMICQLDRGGRLVHVNKTGLDKLGYTSDEMLGMKLWDCAADGQELKVLHFLERLVSQGQSSMETVLLSKDGRAIDVEVHGTALFDHERGGLIHSRAFVRDVTEQRRLEQEIQRYTVGLEQAVSERTRQLTVSQARYKALFDFVADSVFMVSETGSVVAVNEREERVLGYAESEIVGKSFLDIVPDAHHRNFTGWLCDVSTEQRQVATQEMTVYNAERHEIPVEMDLIRVGGTEPLLVMVQLRDITDRKKLERQLQSYREDLEFKVRERTREIEQTKQYLENLLENANDVIYTLDLDQQFTYVNGKVNAWGYRKDDLIGRPYLSLLSRRHRGRRLKSTLDIGAKQVYEVEVVTRVGEVRAVMVSVSPLQGSGGEILGVLGIARDMTETKKLERQIRHAEKLASIGQLAAGVAHEINNPLGGILNCLYNLRKGGLSPGRQEEYWASMEHGVRRVQKIVRQLLDFSQQHEPAFSPADINRIVDQVLGLTAHLFAPNRIRLEIFPGIGLPNVMVDRHMIEQVLMNLILNAVQAMKHGGVLTLRTSVAEGICRVEVNDTGSGIPASVLPRVFDPFFTTKGEGEGTGLGLSVNLGIMERHGGNILVESEVGKGTTFTLCLPVLRERTFAEKEA is encoded by the coding sequence ATGGCACTCTGGAGCCGGTCTTACAGCCTCCAGCAGAAGATCATTGCAGCGATCGTGATGGTCGGTCTCCTGCCCCTTACTCTCCTGCTTGCCCTCATCTATATAGAAGAGCGTCGCGCCTTGCGAGAGTCGACCGGAGCGAATTTCAAAGAAGTGGCCGTCGAAGCAGCCCGTCGGATCGAAATACACATTACTCAAGGTATGAACGAAGCTCAACAACTCGCGACAACACCCTTCCTTCGCACTGCAGTTTCAGAGGCCAACCGAACGTACGAGGGCAAAGACGCTCAGAGTATTTCCGAAATCATCAAGGACTGGCAACAGCGGTGGGGGCAGCGCGACAAGCGAAGCGAATTTCCGCACTTCGTCAATCGAATCGTCACCAACTACCTGATCCGATGGCATGAAATTCGAAAGTCGGACTATATCGGCATTTTGGTCACCGACGGGCAGGGAGCCTTGGTCGTCAGTTCAATTCCTCAAGTGGAGTATTCCTATGCGAAGACCGCCTGGTGGCAGGCGGTGATAAAAGGCGACAGTCAGCAGCCTTATGTGAGCGAAATTGCCTTCGACCCATCCTTTGGGACTCACGTGGTCGTCGTGGCTGCTCCGATACTGGATGATCGACGTCAGATTGTGATCGGGGCTGTGACAATCCTGCTTCGGCGTGACACATTGTTTCAGTCCATTGCGGAGGGCTCCTTCGGCGTGACAGGCCATGCCATGCTGTTCGCCTCAGACGGGAGTGTGGTGATTTGCCCGGTCCTTGGACCAGAGGCGCACTCGATCGATGCCGAATTGCTCAGTACGTTGGGGGCGACGAAATCAGGATGGACAGTGGCCGCCGACGATTCGCATGGAAACAAACATGCCCTGATCGGGTTTGCGCCCGTGCGGTTTGCCGACCAACTCGCGAAAGGCAGTCTCGGGGGAAAACGATGGATTACCCTGGTGCGTCAAGATGCAGCGGAAACGTTCGCTCCGCTGGGTGAGCTGATGACCAAGATGCTGTTGTTCGGCTCGGTGGTGCTGATGGGGCTTGGGGGAATCGGAGTCGTCGTTGCCCGCCGGATCGCGCGGCCGATTCGGCTCTTACATGACGGAGTGCAGCAGATCGGGAGCGGTCGTTTGGAGCAGCGGGTGGAGTTAAAAACCGGCGACGAAATCGAAGGGCTTGCGCAGGCCTTCAATCAGATGGCGTCCAATCTGCAACGTTCGTTCGGACAGTTGGAGCGACGAATGGCGGAGGTCCGGCAGTTGGAGGAAAAATATCGAGATCTGATCGAACATGCTCCGGAAATGATCTGTCAACTCGATCGGGGCGGCCGACTGGTGCACGTCAATAAGACCGGCCTCGACAAACTCGGGTATACCTCCGACGAGATGTTAGGCATGAAGCTATGGGATTGTGCTGCCGACGGACAGGAATTGAAGGTATTGCACTTTCTGGAACGGCTCGTTTCGCAGGGGCAAAGCTCCATGGAAACGGTACTGTTGTCCAAGGATGGACGGGCGATTGACGTGGAGGTTCATGGGACGGCACTGTTCGATCACGAACGGGGAGGGCTGATTCATTCGCGTGCGTTCGTTCGGGATGTGACCGAACAGCGTCGACTAGAGCAGGAGATACAGCGGTATACCGTCGGATTGGAGCAGGCGGTATCGGAACGAACACGGCAATTGACGGTATCTCAAGCGCGCTACAAGGCTTTGTTCGACTTCGTGGCGGATTCTGTTTTTATGGTGAGTGAAACGGGGTCCGTTGTCGCCGTCAATGAACGGGAAGAGCGGGTGCTCGGCTATGCCGAGTCGGAGATCGTCGGGAAAAGCTTTCTCGACATCGTGCCGGACGCGCACCATCGGAATTTTACGGGCTGGTTGTGCGATGTCAGTACGGAGCAACGGCAGGTCGCCACTCAGGAAATGACCGTGTACAACGCCGAGCGCCATGAGATTCCTGTGGAAATGGACCTGATCCGCGTGGGTGGGACCGAACCATTGCTGGTGATGGTACAGCTTCGCGATATTACCGATCGAAAAAAGCTCGAGCGCCAACTGCAATCATACCGAGAAGATCTGGAATTCAAAGTACGAGAGCGCACCAGAGAAATCGAACAGACCAAGCAATACTTGGAAAATTTGCTCGAGAATGCCAACGATGTCATTTATACACTCGATTTGGATCAACAGTTCACCTATGTCAACGGCAAGGTCAATGCCTGGGGATATCGCAAAGATGATTTGATCGGCCGGCCGTATCTCTCGCTCCTTTCACGGCGTCATCGGGGGCGGCGTCTCAAGAGCACATTGGATATCGGAGCCAAGCAGGTGTACGAGGTTGAAGTGGTGACTCGAGTGGGTGAAGTGCGTGCCGTCATGGTCAGTGTCTCTCCCCTTCAAGGGTCCGGCGGGGAGATCCTTGGAGTGCTCGGCATCGCGCGTGACATGACGGAGACGAAGAAGCTGGAGCGGCAGATTCGCCATGCGGAAAAGCTGGCCTCAATCGGCCAATTGGCGGCGGGGGTGGCTCATGAAATCAACAATCCACTCGGGGGTATCCTCAATTGTCTCTACAATCTTCGGAAAGGGGGCCTTTCCCCGGGACGGCAGGAAGAATACTGGGCCTCCATGGAACATGGCGTCCGACGTGTTCAAAAGATCGTTCGGCAGTTGCTTGATTTTTCACAGCAGCACGAACCGGCATTCAGCCCGGCCGATATCAATCGAATCGTCGATCAGGTCCTGGGCCTGACCGCGCATCTCTTTGCTCCTAATCGGATTCGCTTGGAAATATTCCCCGGCATTGGCTTGCCCAATGTCATGGTTGATCGGCATATGATCGAACAGGTTTTGATGAATTTGATCTTGAACGCCGTGCAAGCCATGAAACACGGCGGAGTGCTGACGCTCAGGACATCCGTGGCAGAGGGCATCTGCCGAGTCGAGGTGAACGATACGGGCTCCGGCATTCCTGCATCGGTCCTCCCGCGGGTTTTTGATCCTTTCTTCACGACCAAAGGAGAAGGGGAGGGGACGGGGCTGGGACTCTCGGTCAATCTCGGCATCATGGAACGGCATGGCGGAAACATTTTGGTCGAGAGTGAAGTCGGGAAGGGAACGACGTTCACACTGTGCCTGCCCGTGTTACGAGAGCGTACCTTTGCGGAGAAAGAAGCATGA
- a CDS encoding Arginyl-tRNA synthetase, which yields MSHGLVHERVTTALLGALNGARLKGQLKTTVWPTLTLDAPKRPEWGDLASTVAMSLASSEHKAPHDIAQIIVENLSQREQLFDRVEIARPGFLNLTVKPALWQEVLREIELQGIRYGRASVGAGRRVLVEYVSANPTGPLHVGHGRGAAVGHAVVGLLNAIGYDAVGEYYINDAGRQMKLLGASVYARYQELCGRAAEFPEDGYHGSYITVVAQQIKEQLDPIAGELTPADLETRCRTLAYQILLGLIRDDLRSFGIEIQSWFSEASLLESKAIERALDELKARELLFKQNGAWWFRASMYGDEKDRVVKKQDGEYTYLASDIAYHHDKLRRGYDLLIDVFGADHHGYIPRMQAVMQAYGHPKDRLQVVLVQLVKLLRNGVEVKMSKRTGEFITMREVIDEVGADAAKFYFLMRDSKTHLEFDLELAKQRSADNPVYYVQYAHARICSLWRVASERGMARPSASETDLTVLTDPDELGLIKKLSTYPEMIQASALAFEPHRVTYYLQQLAAQLHTFYNKHRVLPPATDQEHDESASAEVLTPKRTAARLVLMGAVQHVLRNGLNVLGISAPEHM from the coding sequence GTGTCTCACGGACTCGTGCACGAGAGAGTAACAACGGCTCTACTTGGCGCCCTCAATGGCGCGAGGCTGAAAGGGCAGTTGAAGACGACCGTTTGGCCCACACTGACTCTTGATGCGCCAAAACGACCGGAATGGGGAGACCTTGCTTCCACAGTGGCGATGTCTTTGGCTTCCTCCGAGCATAAGGCGCCGCATGATATTGCTCAAATCATCGTAGAAAACCTTTCTCAGAGAGAGCAGCTGTTTGATCGAGTTGAAATCGCCCGTCCCGGTTTCTTGAATCTGACGGTTAAACCGGCTCTCTGGCAGGAGGTTCTCCGTGAAATCGAATTACAGGGGATTCGCTATGGCCGGGCATCTGTCGGAGCGGGTCGTCGAGTGTTGGTTGAGTATGTGAGCGCCAATCCGACCGGTCCATTGCATGTCGGCCATGGTCGAGGTGCGGCAGTCGGGCACGCAGTTGTCGGGTTACTGAATGCGATCGGATACGATGCCGTAGGCGAATACTATATCAACGATGCAGGACGACAGATGAAATTGTTGGGCGCGTCCGTTTATGCTCGTTACCAAGAGTTATGCGGGCGGGCTGCCGAGTTTCCTGAGGACGGCTATCATGGTTCATACATCACAGTTGTGGCACAGCAGATCAAGGAGCAACTCGATCCCATAGCCGGTGAACTGACTCCTGCCGATCTTGAGACTCGCTGCCGAACGCTTGCGTATCAGATTCTGCTGGGGCTGATCCGTGATGACCTTCGGTCATTTGGTATCGAGATCCAATCCTGGTTCAGCGAAGCATCCCTTCTAGAGTCCAAAGCCATCGAACGGGCCCTGGATGAATTAAAGGCCCGCGAACTCCTGTTCAAACAGAATGGTGCGTGGTGGTTTCGGGCGTCCATGTACGGCGACGAAAAAGACCGTGTCGTCAAGAAGCAGGACGGGGAGTATACGTACTTAGCGTCCGATATCGCCTATCACCATGACAAGCTGAGGCGTGGCTATGACCTGTTGATCGATGTCTTCGGTGCCGACCACCATGGGTATATCCCACGCATGCAAGCCGTTATGCAGGCATATGGACATCCCAAAGATCGTCTCCAAGTCGTGCTGGTCCAGTTGGTGAAGCTGTTGCGGAATGGTGTGGAAGTGAAGATGTCCAAACGGACCGGGGAATTCATTACGATGCGGGAAGTCATCGATGAGGTCGGAGCCGATGCCGCCAAGTTCTATTTTTTGATGCGGGATTCCAAGACTCATCTGGAGTTCGATCTGGAGTTGGCGAAGCAACGGTCCGCCGACAATCCGGTGTACTACGTCCAGTATGCCCATGCAAGGATTTGCAGCCTTTGGCGTGTGGCTTCCGAAAGGGGAATGGCCCGTCCGTCTGCATCGGAGACGGACCTGACTGTTTTGACTGACCCCGATGAATTAGGGCTGATCAAAAAACTTTCCACCTACCCTGAAATGATCCAAGCCAGCGCGTTGGCCTTTGAACCGCATCGAGTGACGTATTATCTCCAGCAGTTGGCGGCGCAGCTGCATACGTTTTATAACAAGCACCGCGTGCTGCCTCCAGCGACCGATCAGGAGCATGACGAGTCGGCTTCTGCCGAGGTCCTGACCCCCAAACGGACTGCGGCGCGACTGGTCTTGATGGGGGCGGTCCAGCACGTTCTGAGAAACGGACTCAACGTGCTTGGCATCTCGGCGCCCGAGCACATGTAG
- a CDS encoding Protein translocase subunit SecF: protein MKSSAISHQGETQGYQKGARMLEILGKTNIDFIGKCKYSFLFSGIMVLLGLIALVQIARGAANLGIDFAGGTAVQLKFEQPVRIDEARKALETNGLSDVELQEFGQDNKLLIRVKASTTIEEKTAERVVGIFTKEFPNNTFVVDSTTEIGPTIGKKLQEDALVAVIISFAGIILYIAARFELRFGVAAALATFHDVLAVVGAFYILDKEITLLIVTALLTLAGYSLTDTVVVFDRIRENLKLRRRESEEATINSAINQVLSRTIVTSLTVVLVLIPLTVAGGEVLHDFSLALLWGVIFGTYSSVFVASPLVLLWPGTSGRLLKRG from the coding sequence ATGAAGTCGTCAGCGATCAGCCATCAGGGTGAGACGCAGGGTTATCAAAAGGGAGCTCGCATGTTAGAGATTCTCGGGAAGACCAACATTGATTTCATAGGCAAGTGCAAGTACTCCTTTCTCTTTTCAGGGATCATGGTCTTGCTCGGGCTCATCGCACTTGTCCAGATTGCGCGGGGTGCCGCGAATCTCGGCATCGACTTTGCCGGAGGGACAGCCGTCCAACTCAAGTTCGAGCAGCCTGTTCGGATCGATGAAGCCCGTAAAGCCCTGGAGACCAACGGCCTGAGTGATGTGGAACTGCAGGAATTCGGACAGGACAATAAGCTTCTCATCCGGGTGAAGGCTTCAACGACGATCGAAGAAAAGACAGCGGAACGTGTAGTGGGAATCTTCACCAAAGAGTTTCCGAACAACACGTTCGTGGTGGACTCAACGACCGAGATCGGGCCGACCATCGGCAAGAAGCTTCAAGAGGACGCGCTCGTGGCCGTCATCATCTCATTCGCCGGTATTATCCTGTACATTGCGGCACGATTCGAACTCCGGTTCGGTGTAGCGGCTGCGTTGGCGACATTCCATGACGTCTTGGCCGTGGTCGGGGCCTTCTATATCTTGGACAAAGAAATTACTCTTCTGATCGTGACGGCGCTTTTGACGCTGGCCGGCTATTCCTTAACCGACACTGTCGTCGTGTTCGACCGGATCAGGGAGAATCTCAAGTTGCGCCGACGCGAGAGTGAAGAAGCGACGATCAATAGCGCCATCAATCAGGTATTGAGCCGTACGATTGTAACCAGTTTGACGGTCGTGCTAGTCCTCATTCCCCTGACCGTGGCCGGCGGAGAAGTTTTGCACGATTTCTCACTCGCGCTGCTTTGGGGTGTGATTTTCGGCACCTATTCATCGGTATTCGTTGCCAGCCCACTCGTGCTCTTGTGGCCGGGAACGTCGGGTCGACTCTTGAAACGCGGCTGA